The following are encoded in a window of Arthrobacter woluwensis genomic DNA:
- the rpsA gene encoding 30S ribosomal protein S1 gives MTITSTEKSGTPVVAVNDIGSEEDFLAAVDATIKYFNDGDLVEGTVVKVDRDEVLLDIGYKTEGVIPSRELSIKHDVDPGDVVAVGDEVEALVLTKEDKEGRLILSKKRAQYERAWGDIEKIKEEDGVVTGTVIEVVKGGLILDIGLRGFLPASLVEMRRVRDLAPYIGQQIEAKIIELDKNRNNVVLSRRAWLEQTQSEVRSTFLNKLEKGQVRTGVVSSIVNFGAFVDLGGVDGLVHVSELSWKHIDHPSEVVEVGQEVTVEVLLVELDRERVSLSLKATQEDPWQTFARTHALGQVVPGKVTKLVPFGAFVRVEDGIEGLVHISELAVRHVDLAEQVVSVGDELFVKVIDIDLERRRISLSLKQANEGVDPEGTEFDPALYGMAAEYDEEGNYKYPEGFDPESNEWLEGYETQRAAWEQQYADAQSRWESHKKQVAQHLADDAAAATTGSADAAPTSYSSEAPAAESGTLASDEALAALREKLTGN, from the coding sequence ATGACCATCACCTCTACCGAGAAGTCCGGTACCCCCGTCGTCGCAGTGAACGACATCGGGTCCGAAGAGGATTTCCTCGCCGCCGTCGACGCCACCATCAAGTACTTCAACGATGGCGATCTCGTCGAAGGCACTGTCGTCAAGGTCGACCGCGATGAGGTCCTTCTTGACATCGGATACAAGACCGAAGGTGTCATCCCCTCCCGCGAACTCTCCATCAAGCACGACGTCGACCCCGGTGACGTCGTCGCTGTTGGCGATGAGGTCGAAGCCCTCGTTCTCACCAAGGAGGACAAGGAAGGCCGCCTCATCCTCTCCAAGAAGCGCGCACAGTACGAGCGTGCCTGGGGCGACATCGAGAAGATCAAGGAAGAGGACGGTGTCGTCACCGGTACCGTCATCGAGGTGGTCAAGGGTGGTCTCATCCTGGACATCGGCCTCCGTGGCTTCCTCCCGGCATCCCTCGTGGAGATGCGTCGCGTCCGCGACCTGGCTCCGTACATCGGTCAGCAGATCGAAGCCAAGATCATCGAGCTCGACAAGAACCGCAACAACGTGGTCCTGTCCCGCCGTGCCTGGCTCGAGCAGACTCAGTCCGAGGTCCGCTCCACCTTCCTCAACAAGCTCGAGAAGGGCCAGGTCCGTACGGGCGTCGTGTCCTCCATCGTCAACTTCGGTGCCTTCGTGGACCTGGGTGGCGTCGACGGCCTCGTGCACGTCTCCGAACTGTCCTGGAAGCACATCGACCACCCGTCCGAGGTTGTCGAGGTCGGCCAGGAGGTCACCGTCGAGGTTCTGCTCGTCGAGCTGGACCGCGAGCGTGTCTCCCTGTCGCTGAAGGCCACCCAGGAAGATCCGTGGCAGACCTTCGCCCGCACTCACGCGCTGGGCCAGGTCGTTCCGGGTAAGGTCACCAAGCTGGTTCCGTTCGGTGCGTTCGTTCGCGTCGAAGACGGCATCGAGGGCCTGGTGCACATCTCCGAGCTGGCCGTCCGCCACGTGGACCTCGCCGAGCAGGTCGTGTCCGTGGGCGACGAGCTGTTCGTCAAGGTCATCGACATCGATCTCGAGCGTCGCCGCATCTCCCTCTCCCTCAAGCAGGCGAACGAGGGCGTGGATCCGGAAGGCACCGAGTTCGACCCGGCGCTGTACGGCATGGCCGCCGAGTACGACGAAGAGGGCAACTACAAGTACCCGGAGGGCTTCGACCCGGAGTCCAACGAGTGGCTTGAGGGCTACGAGACCCAGCGCGCCGCTTGGGAGCAGCAGTACGCTGACGCCCAGTCGCGTTGGGAGTCCCACAAGAAGCAGGTTGCTCAGCACCTGGCCGACGACGCTGCAGCCGCCACCACCGGCTCTGCAGACGCCGCACCGACCAGCTACTCCTCCGAGGCCCCGGCTGCCGAGTCCGGCACCCTGGCTTCCGACGAGGCTCTCGCCGCTCTGCGCGAGAAGCTGACCGGCAACTGA
- a CDS encoding polysaccharide deacetylase family protein — protein sequence MYSPRHLREGLGGGPADPGRRALFLGIAASLGLGLVACDAGDAPETSPRGAAGATGGALPVATPGAGVAPPQPTPPVVPVVSRREVLAEFGRRTPRQWGLDVTGVALGSRSRSVALTFDACGGPGGSGFDRKLIRSLRRHQVPATLFINLRWARRNPGLLRELATDPLFEIANHGVHHSPLSVNGRSAYGIPGTANLGEAYDEVMGNQEGLSALTGRAPLAFRPGTAHHDEVSAAMVRRCGLLPANFSVNADGGATFTPQMVAGQLAEVKAGDVVISHFNQPRSGTGEGYVAGLPGMLGRGLHFAHLSTVFGLGKAALTGVAAGR from the coding sequence GTGTATTCCCCGCGTCATCTCCGGGAAGGGCTCGGGGGCGGGCCTGCGGATCCCGGTCGTCGTGCCCTGTTCCTGGGCATTGCCGCCTCCCTCGGACTCGGCCTCGTGGCCTGCGACGCGGGGGACGCCCCCGAGACGTCGCCGCGCGGCGCGGCGGGCGCCACAGGCGGTGCGCTGCCCGTCGCGACGCCGGGCGCCGGCGTCGCGCCGCCGCAGCCCACTCCGCCCGTCGTGCCCGTGGTGAGCCGCCGGGAGGTCCTGGCCGAATTCGGACGCCGGACCCCTCGGCAATGGGGGCTGGACGTGACCGGCGTGGCGCTGGGCAGCCGCAGCCGCTCGGTCGCGCTGACGTTCGACGCGTGCGGCGGCCCGGGCGGTTCGGGTTTCGACCGGAAGCTCATCCGCTCGCTCCGCCGACACCAGGTCCCTGCCACCCTCTTCATCAATCTGCGCTGGGCCCGGAGGAATCCCGGACTCCTGCGGGAACTCGCCACGGATCCGTTGTTCGAGATCGCCAATCACGGCGTGCACCACAGCCCTCTCTCGGTCAACGGCCGCAGCGCCTATGGGATCCCGGGGACGGCCAATCTGGGTGAGGCGTACGACGAGGTCATGGGCAATCAGGAGGGCCTCTCCGCGCTGACCGGCCGCGCACCGCTCGCTTTCCGTCCGGGCACCGCTCACCATGACGAGGTCTCGGCCGCCATGGTGCGGCGCTGCGGCCTGCTGCCCGCCAATTTCTCCGTGAACGCCGACGGCGGCGCCACCTTCACGCCGCAGATGGTCGCCGGTCAGTTGGCGGAGGTGAAGGCCGGTGACGTCGTGATCTCGCACTTCAATCAGCCCAGGTCAGGCACGGGTGAGGGGTACGTGGCGGGCCTTCCCGGGATGCTGGGGCGGGGTCTTCACTTCGCACATCTGAGCACGGTGTTCGGGCTCGGGAAAGCGGCTTTGACCGGCGTTGCCGCGGGACGGTAA
- a CDS encoding GNAT family N-acetyltransferase, which translates to MTQLTGEYTVQSFDAATLPEDQTSRFAEWCKAVKLGFHDSMPGDDLIAKILRNARHDNRVLTGVYQESTPEYGLAAESPVATFGTFTKNLNVGRGQEIPAHLITAVTVRPTHRRKGLLTRLMTEDLRRAQENGLAIAALTASEGGIYGRFGFGVATYERSLTVDVTSRFRLRQAPAGRVELTDPRNLLELAEGIFDRFHAATPGSIGRARFYPMLASGFMDEKGEESKDLRAALHYDADGTPDGYVSYRFKGWNTEPYTMTVVDFVAATPEAHLGLWAFLASLDLVERIEVESAPAQDALEWALEDPRCVEAKEPRDMLWLRLLDVKTALEAKRYPLDGSLVLRVEDPLDLVGGTYRVVVVGGTATVTEVEDDDVDDATVELTLGVAELSSVYLGGVPAATLAEAGRIEEHVPGAVERLGLFLTPERPVHCHTHF; encoded by the coding sequence ATGACGCAGTTGACCGGGGAATACACTGTCCAGAGCTTTGACGCCGCCACCCTTCCAGAAGACCAGACCTCCCGCTTCGCCGAGTGGTGCAAAGCCGTCAAGCTCGGGTTCCACGACTCGATGCCGGGCGACGATCTGATCGCCAAGATCCTGCGCAACGCCCGTCACGACAACCGGGTCCTCACCGGCGTGTACCAGGAGTCCACTCCGGAGTACGGACTGGCCGCCGAATCGCCCGTGGCGACTTTCGGAACCTTCACCAAGAACCTCAACGTGGGCCGCGGCCAGGAGATCCCGGCGCACCTCATCACGGCCGTCACCGTCCGGCCCACCCACCGCCGGAAGGGCCTGCTGACCCGGCTCATGACCGAGGACCTGCGCCGCGCGCAGGAGAACGGCCTGGCCATCGCGGCGCTGACCGCCTCCGAGGGCGGGATCTACGGCCGCTTCGGCTTCGGTGTCGCCACCTATGAACGGTCGCTCACCGTGGACGTCACCTCGCGCTTCCGGCTCCGTCAGGCGCCGGCCGGCCGGGTGGAACTGACCGATCCGCGCAATCTGCTGGAGCTCGCCGAGGGCATCTTCGACCGCTTCCACGCCGCGACGCCGGGTTCCATCGGCCGTGCCCGCTTCTACCCGATGCTCGCCTCGGGCTTCATGGACGAGAAGGGCGAGGAGAGCAAGGACCTGCGGGCCGCCCTGCATTACGACGCCGACGGCACCCCGGACGGCTACGTCTCCTACCGCTTCAAAGGCTGGAACACCGAGCCCTACACGATGACCGTCGTCGACTTCGTGGCGGCCACCCCGGAAGCCCATCTGGGGCTGTGGGCCTTCCTGGCGAGCCTTGATCTCGTGGAGCGCATCGAGGTGGAGTCCGCGCCGGCGCAGGACGCGCTCGAATGGGCACTCGAGGACCCCCGCTGCGTGGAGGCCAAGGAGCCGCGGGACATGCTGTGGCTCCGCCTGCTCGACGTGAAGACCGCGCTCGAGGCGAAGCGCTACCCGCTGGACGGCAGCCTCGTGCTCCGGGTCGAGGACCCTCTGGATCTCGTGGGCGGGACCTACCGCGTGGTGGTGGTCGGCGGGACAGCCACCGTGACGGAGGTCGAGGACGACGACGTGGACGACGCCACCGTGGAGCTCACCCTGGGCGTCGCGGAGCTGAGCTCGGTCTACCTCGGCGGAGTCCCTGCGGCGACGCTGGCGGAGGCCGGCCGGATCGAGGAGCACGTCCCGGGTGCGGTGGAGCGGCTGGGGCTCTTCCTGACCCCCGAGCGTCCGGTGCACTGTCACACGCACTTCTGA
- a CDS encoding lipoate--protein ligase family protein, with protein MTGRHAAAVAPLTVAPLTVVHQERTLGPAEDLDLALRLLRRAQDGLIGPTLRLYRPEPTVAFGQRDAKLPGFDAAAQACRDRGFEPLIRKAGGRAAAYHRGCLVVDHIEPRADAIAGAKARFSHYGELLAESLRSLGVLAAVGEIPGEYCPGEFSVHGDDPVFPSHQVKLIGTAQRVVSGAWLFSSVIVVEDSGPLRDVLTDSYAALGLEWSPATAGSVQDLSPDLRVEDVMGAVVARYSQETPLARATLESLLGD; from the coding sequence ATGACCGGTCGGCACGCGGCCGCCGTCGCGCCGCTGACCGTCGCGCCCCTGACCGTGGTGCATCAGGAGCGCACCCTCGGGCCGGCCGAGGACCTGGACCTGGCACTCCGTCTGCTCCGTCGTGCCCAGGACGGGCTGATCGGACCCACCCTGCGGCTGTACCGGCCGGAGCCGACCGTCGCGTTCGGACAGCGGGACGCCAAGCTGCCCGGCTTCGACGCCGCGGCGCAGGCCTGCCGCGACCGGGGCTTCGAACCCCTGATCCGCAAAGCGGGCGGCCGTGCCGCCGCCTATCACCGTGGATGCCTCGTGGTCGACCACATCGAGCCGCGCGCGGATGCGATCGCCGGAGCGAAGGCGAGGTTCTCGCATTACGGGGAGCTGCTCGCCGAGTCCCTGCGGTCGCTGGGCGTGCTGGCCGCCGTCGGAGAGATCCCGGGGGAGTACTGCCCCGGGGAGTTCAGCGTGCACGGTGACGACCCGGTGTTCCCCTCGCACCAGGTCAAGCTCATCGGCACGGCGCAGCGCGTGGTCTCGGGCGCCTGGCTCTTCAGTTCGGTGATCGTGGTGGAGGACTCCGGTCCGCTGCGGGACGTCCTGACCGACTCGTATGCCGCGCTCGGCCTCGAGTGGAGTCCCGCGACGGCGGGGAGCGTCCAGGATCTGTCGCCGGATCTCCGGGTGGAGGACGTCATGGGCGCGGTCGTCGCCCGCTACTCCCAGGAGACGCCGCTGGCCCGCGCCACCCTGGAGAGCCTCCTCGGAGACTGA
- a CDS encoding thioesterase family protein, producing the protein MNLPELAGGDSYYVPLGDGRYQSTIHAQGAWNPHEQHMAPASGLMVHELAQHDPRPELRMARLSFEILGLIPGGEFSIRCETIRPGKTIELVQAELLAPDAKGVERVAIRASAWRLIMTDTSAIAAVEDEPMPPLEECDPFDVASLWPGGYIASLDVRVARHHRRGNGCVWVSTRHPLIEGEETPEWIRLMGLVDTTNGIAAREKPGPGGYAWPNTDLQIHLYRQPSGTWLGLDNSVSFGTDGIGLTSTVLHDLHGPFGRAEQILTIRAVG; encoded by the coding sequence GTGAACCTGCCCGAACTGGCCGGAGGGGACTCCTACTACGTCCCGCTCGGCGACGGTCGATACCAGTCCACGATCCATGCGCAGGGCGCCTGGAATCCCCACGAGCAGCACATGGCCCCGGCCAGTGGGCTCATGGTCCACGAACTGGCGCAGCATGATCCCCGGCCCGAGCTGCGGATGGCCCGGCTCTCCTTTGAGATCCTCGGCCTCATCCCCGGTGGCGAGTTCTCCATCCGGTGCGAGACGATCCGGCCCGGCAAGACCATCGAGCTGGTCCAGGCCGAACTGCTCGCGCCCGACGCCAAGGGCGTGGAGCGCGTGGCGATCCGTGCGTCCGCCTGGCGCCTGATCATGACCGACACCTCGGCCATCGCCGCGGTCGAGGACGAACCGATGCCGCCGCTCGAGGAATGCGACCCGTTCGATGTCGCCTCGCTCTGGCCGGGCGGTTACATCGCCTCCCTCGACGTGCGGGTGGCACGCCACCACCGGCGCGGCAACGGCTGTGTCTGGGTCTCGACCCGGCACCCGCTCATCGAGGGCGAGGAGACGCCCGAGTGGATCCGTCTCATGGGGCTCGTGGACACCACCAACGGCATCGCGGCACGTGAGAAGCCCGGGCCCGGTGGCTATGCCTGGCCGAACACGGACCTCCAGATCCACCTGTACCGTCAACCCTCCGGCACGTGGCTCGGCCTGGACAACTCCGTGTCGTTCGGCACGGACGGGATCGGTCTGACGTCCACGGTCCTGCATGACCTCCACGGCCCGTTCGGCAGGGCCGAGCAGATCCTCACCATCCGGGCCGTGGGATGA
- a CDS encoding DedA family protein, producing the protein MDFLLNLPFHVAFPVLFVIVMCRANATYWIGRGAVNGLEKTRLAHRLSGAEAGTAKRWIAKWGPGAVVVSFLTIGIQTAVNFTAGAGRMPLKRYLPAVTLGSIIWALLYATAILALIDTWLGLMAGSPWAWVAAALVVLAVVALVLVRRRRRSLRAAVTPVDADVKP; encoded by the coding sequence ATGGACTTCCTCCTCAATCTCCCGTTCCACGTGGCGTTCCCGGTGCTGTTCGTGATCGTCATGTGCCGCGCCAACGCCACGTACTGGATCGGGCGCGGCGCGGTCAACGGGCTGGAGAAGACCAGGCTCGCGCATCGCCTGAGCGGAGCCGAGGCGGGCACCGCCAAACGCTGGATCGCGAAGTGGGGGCCGGGCGCCGTCGTCGTCTCCTTCCTCACGATCGGCATCCAGACCGCGGTGAACTTCACCGCCGGCGCGGGGCGCATGCCCCTCAAGCGCTACCTTCCCGCCGTCACCCTGGGCTCGATCATCTGGGCCCTCCTGTACGCGACCGCCATCCTCGCGCTGATCGACACCTGGCTGGGTCTCATGGCGGGCTCGCCGTGGGCCTGGGTCGCAGCGGCACTCGTGGTCCTGGCCGTTGTAGCGTTGGTACTTGTACGACGACGGCGACGCAGCCTGCGCGCGGCCGTCACCCCGGTGGATGCCGACGTCAAGCCCTGA
- a CDS encoding alpha/beta fold hydrolase, with the protein MTSFVTSADGTRIAYEAQGSGHPLLIVGGALNERNSAAGYVPLLEDAFTVVRYDRRGRGESGDTQPWSTEREIEDLKAVAAEFDGPVSVYGHSSGAILTLLAVADGLPARRVVTYEPPFLTEQTTDWRAFAEQQREAAAAGRPGDAVENFIRHVGAPWDPSMRQMPFWAGLEALGHTVTYDLQIVGDSSVPIEELARVEVPVLSLYGGDSPQWAETSAEAVAAAVTDGKALAIPGQTHNSDPAALVPQMRAFLLG; encoded by the coding sequence ATGACCTCCTTCGTCACTTCAGCCGATGGCACCCGGATCGCGTACGAAGCCCAGGGGAGCGGGCATCCGCTCCTCATCGTGGGTGGCGCCCTCAATGAGAGGAACTCTGCGGCGGGCTACGTCCCGCTCTTGGAGGACGCTTTCACCGTGGTCCGCTACGACCGCCGTGGCCGCGGCGAGTCGGGTGACACCCAGCCGTGGTCCACGGAACGCGAGATCGAGGATCTGAAGGCCGTCGCCGCGGAGTTCGACGGGCCGGTCTCCGTGTACGGGCACTCGTCGGGCGCCATCCTGACCCTCCTCGCCGTCGCGGACGGGCTTCCGGCGCGCCGCGTCGTCACCTATGAACCCCCGTTTCTGACCGAACAGACCACGGACTGGCGTGCCTTCGCGGAGCAGCAGCGCGAGGCGGCTGCTGCGGGCCGTCCCGGTGACGCGGTGGAGAACTTCATCCGGCACGTCGGCGCGCCCTGGGACCCGTCGATGCGGCAGATGCCGTTCTGGGCAGGGCTCGAGGCGCTGGGTCACACCGTCACCTACGATCTGCAGATCGTCGGCGACAGCTCGGTGCCGATCGAGGAGCTCGCCCGCGTCGAGGTGCCCGTGCTCTCGCTGTACGGCGGTGACAGCCCGCAGTGGGCCGAGACGTCGGCCGAGGCCGTGGCAGCCGCGGTCACCGACGGCAAGGCGCTGGCCATCCCGGGGCAGACGCACAATTCGGACCCGGCCGCGCTCGTGCCGCAGATGAGGGCGTTCCTGCTCGGCTGA
- a CDS encoding mycoredoxin codes for MDFTPESGSITMFSTEWCGYCKRLKKQLDAQGIGYQEINIEEVPGTAELVEQLNSGNRTVPTVLFPDGSAATNPSAAEVKERLGV; via the coding sequence GTGGACTTCACCCCCGAATCCGGCAGCATCACCATGTTCTCCACCGAATGGTGCGGCTACTGCAAGCGCCTGAAGAAGCAGCTCGACGCCCAGGGCATCGGCTACCAGGAGATCAACATCGAAGAGGTCCCCGGCACGGCTGAGCTGGTGGAACAGCTCAACAGCGGCAACCGCACCGTGCCGACGGTGCTCTTCCCGGACGGCTCCGCCGCCACGAACCCGAGCGCGGCCGAAGTCAAGGAACGCCTCGGGGTCTGA
- a CDS encoding transglycosylase domain-containing protein, producing MRSEPPNHSWQAARTGRIEAQRGLPPEDQGDYGHPGAPEPQGAWPDETAPARGRRPRRDKRPRGVVPASASAPAPAPRSRPAGRDQQPAASASAPPATPRRRRKILKRVTVSVAVLLVVQFLSVLSYNWFTPPRTSYMFQSGEPIVYQYVSIDHISRFTLAATIAHEDEQLGTRVGAFTWEELTQRAEAWQKGEKDPSGSTIPQQLVKNIYLWPSQDPVRKGLEAGLATEMSLTVPAKRVLELYLNYAQFAPKLYGICAASWYYFNSPPWAMTEHQAGQLMGVLPLPERVRRAPEGGIDLGPSADPLAWDLINGAANVWVPRQIEGMGGWQATVATVGITDLASDHAADRNSGDSCSTMPAAVSKRIAEDAAGT from the coding sequence ATGCGCTCCGAACCACCGAACCACTCCTGGCAGGCCGCGCGCACCGGGCGGATCGAAGCCCAGCGGGGCCTTCCGCCCGAAGACCAGGGCGACTACGGACACCCGGGAGCGCCGGAGCCGCAGGGGGCCTGGCCGGACGAGACTGCACCGGCCCGCGGCCGCCGTCCACGCCGCGACAAGCGGCCACGCGGCGTCGTCCCGGCCTCTGCATCAGCCCCCGCCCCTGCCCCACGGTCCCGTCCGGCCGGCAGGGATCAGCAGCCGGCAGCATCGGCTTCGGCCCCACCCGCCACGCCACGCCGCCGCCGGAAGATCCTGAAGCGCGTCACGGTGAGTGTCGCGGTGCTCCTGGTGGTGCAGTTCCTGTCGGTCCTCAGTTACAACTGGTTCACTCCGCCACGGACGTCATACATGTTCCAGAGTGGCGAGCCGATCGTGTACCAGTACGTCTCGATCGACCACATCAGCCGCTTCACCCTCGCCGCGACGATCGCCCACGAGGACGAACAGCTCGGCACCCGTGTCGGCGCCTTCACCTGGGAGGAACTGACCCAGCGGGCCGAGGCCTGGCAGAAGGGCGAGAAGGACCCCAGCGGGTCGACCATCCCCCAGCAATTGGTCAAGAACATCTACCTCTGGCCCAGCCAGGACCCCGTGCGCAAGGGCCTGGAGGCCGGCCTCGCCACGGAGATGAGCCTGACGGTTCCGGCCAAACGGGTCCTGGAGCTCTATCTGAACTACGCCCAGTTCGCTCCCAAGCTGTATGGGATCTGTGCCGCGAGCTGGTACTACTTCAACTCCCCGCCCTGGGCCATGACCGAGCACCAGGCGGGCCAGCTCATGGGCGTCCTGCCGTTGCCGGAACGCGTCCGCAGAGCACCGGAAGGCGGCATCGACCTCGGCCCCAGCGCCGACCCGCTCGCCTGGGACCTGATCAACGGCGCGGCCAACGTCTGGGTGCCACGCCAGATCGAGGGCATGGGCGGCTGGCAGGCGACCGTGGCGACCGTCGGCATCACCGATCTGGCCAGCGACCACGCGGCGGACCGGAACTCGGGCGACTCCTGCTCCACGATGCCGGCCGCGGTGTCCAAGCGCATCGCGGAGGACGCCGCCGGCACGTGA
- a CDS encoding MFS transporter produces the protein MTPPPAPVPPTVSPTASPVSSQSAASPAAASQTLHPATQPLAVVAEKLPWRQTFNSLSIPNFRIFTAGHFVAVIAVWMQRIAQDWLVLQLSGSVTAVGVTAALQFLPSLVLGPWGGALTDRLPKRRILIATQSAAALLAASLAVLALSGRIEVWHCYLIALILGLVTVLDQPARQVFVNELVGPEHLRNAISVNSTVFQLGGLIGPFLAGVLLNAVGAGWAFAINALACCCTVLSLTAMNRDRLHVSAPAPRQKGMVRQAVQYALRKPTIRWPWLMAAFVSLFALSLPVQLAAFADRVYDVGAGGYGLLNAMLALGALLGAVTSTRRRRLQVRSAVFAAGAYGVMLCIASLVPGLAAFCVLMVCTGFCSLLFLTAANQLVQTSSNTAIRGRVMSLYLVVLMGGQALGGPMMGSLAEHFGPHVSLFVSGVVPAVAAAVVSVVLARQGKLRLQVQLQGYRPSFRISGGVTRAADG, from the coding sequence GTGACGCCCCCACCGGCCCCCGTGCCGCCCACCGTTTCCCCGACCGCCAGCCCAGTATCCAGTCAGTCCGCCGCCTCCCCAGCCGCCGCCTCCCAGACCCTCCACCCCGCGACCCAGCCCCTCGCCGTCGTCGCCGAAAAGCTGCCGTGGCGGCAGACGTTCAACTCCCTCTCCATCCCTAATTTCAGGATCTTCACCGCCGGCCATTTCGTGGCGGTCATCGCGGTCTGGATGCAGCGCATCGCCCAGGACTGGCTGGTCCTTCAGCTGTCCGGCTCGGTGACGGCGGTCGGTGTGACCGCGGCGCTGCAGTTCCTTCCATCGCTCGTGCTGGGACCCTGGGGCGGAGCCCTGACGGACCGCCTGCCCAAGCGGCGGATCCTCATCGCGACCCAGAGCGCGGCGGCGCTGCTGGCCGCGAGCCTCGCCGTCCTGGCGCTCAGCGGCCGCATCGAGGTGTGGCACTGCTATCTGATCGCGCTGATTCTCGGCCTGGTGACGGTCCTCGACCAGCCGGCCCGCCAGGTGTTCGTCAACGAACTGGTGGGGCCCGAGCACCTCCGGAACGCCATCAGCGTCAACTCGACCGTCTTCCAGCTCGGCGGTCTGATCGGGCCGTTCCTCGCCGGGGTGCTGCTCAACGCCGTCGGCGCCGGCTGGGCGTTCGCGATCAACGCGCTGGCGTGCTGCTGCACGGTGCTGAGCCTCACGGCCATGAACCGCGACCGACTGCACGTCAGTGCTCCGGCGCCCCGCCAGAAGGGCATGGTGCGTCAGGCGGTCCAGTACGCGCTCCGCAAGCCCACCATCCGCTGGCCCTGGCTGATGGCGGCCTTCGTGTCGCTGTTCGCGCTCAGCCTCCCGGTCCAGCTCGCGGCCTTCGCGGACCGGGTGTACGACGTCGGCGCCGGAGGCTACGGCCTGCTGAACGCCATGCTCGCGCTGGGTGCGCTCCTGGGCGCCGTCACCTCGACCCGGCGCCGCAGGCTCCAGGTCCGCTCCGCGGTGTTCGCCGCGGGAGCCTACGGGGTCATGCTCTGCATCGCCTCCCTGGTGCCGGGACTGGCGGCGTTCTGCGTCCTCATGGTGTGCACCGGATTCTGTTCGCTGCTCTTCCTGACCGCCGCCAACCAGCTCGTGCAGACGAGTTCCAACACTGCCATCCGGGGCCGTGTGATGAGCCTCTACCTCGTGGTGCTCATGGGCGGGCAGGCCCTCGGCGGTCCGATGATGGGCTCTCTCGCCGAGCACTTCGGACCTCACGTCTCGCTGTTCGTTTCGGGAGTGGTGCCCGCCGTGGCGGCGGCCGTCGTCTCGGTGGTCCTGGCGCGGCAAGGGAAGCTCCGGCTCCAGGTGCAACTGCAGGGATACCGGCCGTCGTTCCGGATCTCGGGCGGTGTGACACGAGCCGCGGACGGCTGA
- a CDS encoding LysR family transcriptional regulator, with the protein MFDPVHLRSFLAVAETLNFTQAAQRLGLAQPTVSQHVQKLEAAAKRSLIVRDTREVRLTDNGDAMAGFARTILAEQDAAARYFAGSAMRGRLRFGAADDLANTSLPRILREFRQLYPEINLELTVGQSDQLHRRLKAGQLDLVFVKWVAGAAEGEVARHDSFAWVGLEQTVLPDDSPVPLVAYPAPSLSRRLAIDALESQGRRWKVTCSTRQIAGVLAAVRAGLGVAVMPSTLIPEDLTVITRRFDLPPVGDVDFTLIKNPSADTEVSDALIRAIVGRGLKW; encoded by the coding sequence ATGTTCGATCCTGTTCACCTCCGGTCCTTCCTTGCCGTCGCCGAGACGCTCAACTTCACCCAGGCGGCGCAGCGGCTCGGCCTGGCCCAGCCCACCGTCAGCCAGCATGTCCAGAAGCTGGAGGCCGCGGCGAAGCGGTCCCTGATCGTGCGCGACACCCGGGAGGTCCGCCTCACCGACAACGGTGATGCGATGGCCGGATTCGCCCGGACCATCCTGGCGGAGCAGGACGCCGCGGCCCGGTACTTCGCCGGGTCGGCCATGCGGGGGCGGCTGCGCTTCGGGGCGGCAGACGATCTGGCGAACACGAGCCTTCCCCGGATCCTGCGCGAGTTCCGGCAGCTCTACCCCGAGATCAATCTGGAGCTCACGGTCGGACAGAGCGACCAGTTGCACCGGCGCCTCAAAGCCGGCCAGCTGGACCTCGTCTTCGTGAAATGGGTGGCCGGTGCGGCCGAGGGCGAAGTGGCGCGCCACGACTCCTTCGCCTGGGTCGGACTGGAACAGACCGTGCTGCCCGACGACTCCCCCGTGCCGCTCGTCGCCTACCCAGCGCCGAGTCTGAGCCGGAGGCTGGCCATCGACGCCCTGGAATCACAAGGGCGGCGCTGGAAGGTGACATGCTCCACCCGGCAGATCGCCGGGGTGCTGGCCGCCGTCCGCGCCGGGCTCGGCGTCGCGGTCATGCCCTCGACGCTCATCCCCGAGGACCTGACGGTCATCACCCGTCGCTTCGATCTCCCGCCCGTGGGGGACGTGGATTTCACGCTGATCAAGAACCCCTCGGCGGACACCGAGGTGAGCGACGCCCTCATCCGCGCGATCGTGGGCCGCGGACTCAAGTGGTGA